The following coding sequences lie in one Haematobia irritans isolate KBUSLIRL chromosome 3, ASM5000362v1, whole genome shotgun sequence genomic window:
- the LOC142231993 gene encoding uncharacterized protein LOC142231993: MLKVLFCYFEVFLIFSYAYAMPQDLEEAAIIAAAQAKEAIDNGAAVRYEQSVEVLGANFHANMEVGYGDAIKSKREVKSEKESSDAYSDVSYSDYEEYDEEEES; the protein is encoded by the exons atgttgaaagtattattttgctattttgaagtttttctaattttttcctaTGCCTATGCTATGCCCCag GACCTTGAAGAAGCCGCCATTATAGCGGCCGCCCAAGCCAAAGAGGCCATTGATAATGGGGCTGCTGTTCGTTATGAGCAAAGTGTTGAGGTATTAGGAGCCAATTTTCATGCTAACATGGAAGTGGGTTATGGTGATGCTATCAAATCAAAACGTGAAGTTAAATCGGAAAAGGAATCTTCAGATGCATACAGTGATGTGTCGTATAGTGATTATGAAGAGTATGATGAAGAGGAAGAGAGTTAG
- the LOC142231992 gene encoding uncharacterized protein LOC142231992 yields the protein MFEKVNYWATIWCLNFMISSMVYTVPQDFQTSVIMAAAQVKEALDNGAATRLDQSVEVLGSKFKNNMELGFGDAVRPKRETNSDSDSNSGSSSSSSSESESNSESGSQEAIIEEAPNYAVK from the exons atgtttgaaaaagttAATTACTGGGCAACAATATggtgtttaaattttatgatatcCTCTATGGTTTATACCGTACCAcag gaCTTTCAAACCAGTGTTATCATGGCTGCAGCCCAAGTAAAAGAAGCCTTGGACAATGGTGCAGCCACACGTCTAGACCAAAGTGTTGAGGTTCTGGGAtcgaaattcaaaaataatatgGAATTAGGATTTGGAGATGCTGTGAGACCAAAACGTGAAACAAACTCTGATTCCGATTCCAACTCAGGATCATCTTCAAGCTCAAGTTCTGAATCAGAATCAAATTCTGAGTCAGGATCACAAGAAGCAATCATTGAAGAAGCACCAAATTACGCAGTTAAATAG
- the LOC142231991 gene encoding uncharacterized protein LOC142231991 — translation MTMKMKPQFRGNRALFNAFLRTAITMTMAIILMENSFCMTMKTQATALKLPKDSLRIFKSSSRALLTNGPYVQKSLKNRYRRQAVDEDHYDENFDVIPVMDADSPKTVGEHISERAQKIAETFSNMWQSVVESVKHGVEAIRQLFSDDDDEYELTPEEEEQMRAAMEARAKAIEEQNEIWRNTNQL, via the exons ATGACCATGAAAATGAAACCCCAATTTAGAGGCAATCGAGCCTTATTCAACGCTTTTTTAAGGACAGCGATTACCATGACAATGGCCATAATTCTAATGGAAAATAGCTTTTGTATGACCATGAAAACACAGGCTACAGCCTTAAAACTTCCCAAG gattccttaaggattttcaaAAGTTCCTCTCGCGCATTGTTAACAAACGGCCCTTATGtgcaaaaatctttgaaaaaccgTTATCGGCGTCAAGCCGTCGATGAAGATcattatgatgaaaattttgatgttatACCAGTTATGGATGCCGATTCACCCAAAACTGTAGGAGAACATATTTCCGAAAGGGCACAAAAAATTGCCGAAACTTTTTCCAATATGTGGCAATCTGTGGTTGAGAGTGTAAAACATGGTGTCGAGGCCATACGTCAACTCTTTAGCGATGATGACGATGAATATGAACTAACACCAGAAGAAGAGGAACAAATGCGTGCCGCCATGGAAGCACGTGCTAAAGCTATCGAAGAGCAAAATGAAATTTGGCgtaataccaatcaattataa